TAACATAACGATTTCTTTTAAAACGGAATTTTCTAATCTTTCTATGGCAGGTCCAGATAAGACGCCATGGCTACAACAAGCATAAACTTCTTTTGCACCCATCTTTTTTAATGCAGCAGCACCATTTGTTATTGTTCCTGCTGTATCTATCATGTCATCAATCATTATACAAACTTTATCTTTTACATCCCCAATTATATTCATTACTTCTGACACATTAGCTTTAGGTCTTCTTTTATCGATAATTGCTATTGGAGCATGTAATCTATCTGCAAATTTTCTTGATCTTGCAACACTTCCTAAATCAGGAGATACTACAACAACATCTTCTCTATCTTTAAATCCCTTTTCTACAAAGTGGTTACCAAGTATTGGACAACCCATTAAATTATCTACTGGGATATTAAAATATCCTTGAATTTGTGCTGCATGTAAATCCATTGTTAGAACCCTATCTGCCCCTGATGTTGTTATTATGTCAGCTACTAATTTAGCTGTAATTGGATCTCTTGCCTTAGCTTTTCTGTCTTGTCTCGCATATCCATAGTAAGGTATTACAGCTGTAATTCTTCCAGCTGATGCTCTTTTTAATGCATCAATCATAATCAATAATTCCATTAGATTATGATTTACAGGCGCATTAGTAGATTGAACTACAAACACATCAGTTCCTCTTACTGTTTCATTAATATTGACAGAAATTTCCCCGTCACTAAATGTTGATACTTCTGAATTCCCCAAAGATATACCAAGTCTATCAGCAATGTCTTCTGCTAATTTTTTATTGGCATTACCTGTGAAAATTTTAATGTTACTACCATTAAATTGCATCTCTAGACCTCCTAAATATTATTTCTTTAGCCCCTTTTTTTCTACCCACTTGTCAATATTAGTCTGCCTAGCTCTTGCAATGGCCAAACTTCCTTCCGGAACTTCTTTGGTAATTGTTGAACCAGCAGCTACATATGAGTTGTTTTTAATCTCAACTGGTGATATAAGGTTAGCATTACATCCAATAAAAACATTATCTCCTATGATTGTCTTATGTTTCTCTTTTCCGTCATAATTTACAATTACTGTCCCACAACCAAAATTACATTTTGAACCTACTTCAGAATCTCCTATGTATGTTAGATGTGATACCTTAGTATTATCACCTATTGTTGACTTTTTAATTTCTACAAAATCGCCAATCCTTGCATTTTTACCTATGTTACTATCAGGTCTTATATATGCAAATGGCCCTACTGTAGTGTTTTCTCCAATGTTACTATCTAGAACCACTGAACTTTGAATAGTAACTTGAGCACCTATTATACTATCTTTGATTCTAGAATTTGGATACAACATACATCCTTCCTTAATAACAGTCTTACCCTCTATTACATTGCCTGGATATATTATAGTGTCAGAACCTATTTCAACTTCTGACCCAATATATGTGTTGTTCGGGTCTATTAATGTAACACCATTTTCCATATGCATCTTATTTATTCTTTTTCTCATAATTATCTCTGCATTTGAAAGTTCTACTTTAGAATTTACGGCAGT
The nucleotide sequence above comes from Hathewaya histolytica. Encoded proteins:
- the glmU gene encoding bifunctional UDP-N-acetylglucosamine diphosphorylase/glucosamine-1-phosphate N-acetyltransferase GlmU, with amino-acid sequence MCKCAIILAAGEGKRMKSSLPKVLHKVCGKEMVNHVIDNLKSAGIQDINLVVGKGADKVKEGTKDRKITYSFQDKQLGTGHAAMCAQEFLSNKKGTVAIFVGDGPLITKQMVEKLFEFHTDGEYKATVITSILEEPAKYGRIIRNSSGEVEKIVEFKDCNEEEVQVNEINSGMYCFDIELLLENLHKLNNNNAQGEYYLTDVIEIFKTQGLKVGAFTVPVEEITAVNSKVELSNAEIIMRKRINKMHMENGVTLIDPNNTYIGSEVEIGSDTIIYPGNVIEGKTVIKEGCMLYPNSRIKDSIIGAQVTIQSSVVLDSNIGENTTVGPFAYIRPDSNIGKNARIGDFVEIKKSTIGDNTKVSHLTYIGDSEVGSKCNFGCGTVIVNYDGKEKHKTIIGDNVFIGCNANLISPVEIKNNSYVAAGSTITKEVPEGSLAIARARQTNIDKWVEKKGLKK
- a CDS encoding ribose-phosphate diphosphokinase, coding for MQFNGSNIKIFTGNANKKLAEDIADRLGISLGNSEVSTFSDGEISVNINETVRGTDVFVVQSTNAPVNHNLMELLIMIDALKRASAGRITAVIPYYGYARQDRKAKARDPITAKLVADIITTSGADRVLTMDLHAAQIQGYFNIPVDNLMGCPILGNHFVEKGFKDREDVVVVSPDLGSVARSRKFADRLHAPIAIIDKRRPKANVSEVMNIIGDVKDKVCIMIDDMIDTAGTITNGAAALKKMGAKEVYACCSHGVLSGPAIERLENSVLKEIVMLHTINLPEEKKISKFRTLPVAPIFAEAIKRIHEDVSVSKLFEG